The genome window CCGTTGTAGTCTTTTTGTGGGATGCCCCTCGTTTCGACGGCTGAAGGGATGATTTTGACACATGGATTGAATTCTCTCGCTGCATCGGCAAGTATCCTGTTTCCTGCAATAACTATGTCTGCATTTTTAACGGCATATTTGAACTTGATTTGACGCGATACGCTGTCTAGGGTCTCGTTTTTGTCATGGCGCAGGTAAATAGCGTCATCAAAGTCAAAAACAAGCCGTCTGGAACACCTCTTAAGGAGATATGATTCAGCAGGGGATGGAAGCTTTTTCTGTAAAAAGACCGTGTCGTAGCCTTTGCACATCTTAAAGAGCCTCAGCTTTTCCAAAAGCCCTTTAGGATATCTGATAACATCCCCTGTTACGCCATGCTTTTTAAGCTCTGGAAGCAGGTTTAAAACCCTTACTCTGCTGCTTGGCATCGCATGATCTTGTATAAGAAAGAGGATATTCATATTTATGCCCTATTTAAACGCTATTAATACGCATTCTTCACCTGAGCCTGGATCAGAGACATGAAAGAATTTTGCCTTTATCTGAAAGATTATCGCCATGATATATCTCTTCAGTTTCGTCATTGGTCCTGTTTTGTGTTGCTGGATATCCAGACTTCCCAGTGCAAAAGATTCAGCCCTGTCAGGCGTTGTCCAGGTTTTAAATCTGTCGAAGCCCGCATTTTCAGCCAATTTCTTCAGCGTATTTGTCGAAAAGATGTATAAATGTCTTGGCGGCTCAAGGCCTCGCCATGCGGATTTGAAATATCTGTGCCCAAAGCTGTTGATATTCGGTGTAGCAAGTACGAGAGCACCGCCTTTTTTTAATATCCTGAGACATTCTTTTAAAAGGGACATTGGGTCATGCAGGTGTTCGATGACATGGTTCATTATGATTGCATCAAATGCGCCATCAGGATAGGAAAGATCGCGAAGTCCGCCCAGACTAACCTCAAGCCCAGGGTGTTTTCTCAGGCACGTACTGACAGCCACTGGGTCGATCTCCTGGCCCTCGACACCCCAGCCCAGCCGCCTTATCTTGATCAGTCTGTCACCATTTCCACACCCGATCTCAAGCAATCTCCCAGGCTTTATATCGTCAAGATACATTACATCTATCCTTTTGCGCCCTTTCTTAATCAATGCAGCCTGTTTTATGATTGAATAAAAAAACTTGATGCATTTCCTGACAAGATATTGGGATACGCCTTCCCTGCTGTCTTTATCCCCTTTGAGATCATGTGTATAGTATTTTGCATAGACCTTTCCTATCACCTTTTCTGTTGGCCTTGGGTCAAGCCATACAAGGCCGCAATCAGGATTTTTGCATATCTTCAGATCCCATTCGCCATTCGCGCCATAGAGTAAATCTTTTAAGCGATGGTGCAGAACAGACCCCTCGCTCCCGCAGAGGTAACATGCAGATAAAGATTCCAAGGGGATATCAGTACCCGCCATCGCCTGTCTCATTGTTTCTCATAAAGCCTAGAGCGAGTCCAAGACACGGCCAGACAAATATATTGTAACGTATTGAAAAAAACGAAAGTGAGATAAAGGCCGTGAGCATTGGCCCCAATGCCATGCCGATCAAAAAGGCGCCCTGCCTCTTTTTCAGACAAGGGAAAATATAGCCTTTAAGTATGCGATAGAGAAAATAGCCAAAAATCATAACGGCAAATATCCCGCACTCAATGGTTATTTCTAAAAAGAAATTATGCGGTATGGTAAACATGCCGTCTGATAGTCCAGGATTTGCAGGAAAGACCCTGGACGAACGAAGGCCATGGCCTAAAAAAAGGGAGTTCATCATAATCGGGATTGAGTGTCGCCAATAATAAAATCTTGGATTGTTGCCAAAGGCCTCTATCACCCTCTCTGATATGAGATGCCCAGTCAAGATGAGCCCGGCCATGAGTGAAGCGCCGATGATCAGAAGCGAACGTTGGCCGAGGTCGCGTGAAATAGAACTGAAAAGGGGCAGGAGCATGACAGTGGCAGCTATCCATGCAGAGCGTGTGCCTGAAAGGATGATCCCTGTAATGCACAATAGAAAAGAGAGCGTGCCGAAGCCGGATATGATGAGTGAATGTGCTTGCGTAAACTCAAGACAGTCTTTAATGTCTCTGCGATCCATAAGAAAAAGGCTTGCAGGGGCCATACCTGACAGCAAAAAGGCGAGGTGTATAGGGTTGTCAAAAATAGCAGTGATCCTGCCGTCCCAAAAAGGTCTTACCCCCAGAAAGTCCATGCCTGATATCCCTTGGACAATCGAGTCCAGCCCCAGAAAGGCCCCTATGGCGGCAAGGAAGACGAGATATCTGTAAAAAAAGTCCTTTTTAGATGTTAATTCATATACGATAAGACAAAGGATGATCCCGCATACAAAAGACTTGCCGTAACGCCATGTTAGATCAGGGCCTATCGTTATAAACGAAGGGGTTATGATAAGCGGCAGCCATCCGAATACAGGTTCTTTTTTTAAAAGTGTGGGTGGTCTGCCTCTGATTATGCACAGGAGTATATATGAGATAGGAATCAATACTAAAAAAATGAAACTTTCACCTCGAATGTCAAAAATAAAGCCTAATAGGACCAAAAAGGAAGATAAATAGAGAATTATAACTAGAGATTGTTCAAGCAATGTGCGGTAAGGGCTGAATCTGGTCCATAGATGAGTCATGATTGATTGTTTTGCCCCCTTATTTCCATCGGCAGAATCGATTTTTGTTGGATCCAAACGGAATATAATTGCAAAAGGGTTATTTTGCACCATTATGATATGATATCAGCCCTTTCATCTACCTAGGCTTTGATATTATATTGCTGCAGATGAAGTTCATGAATTGGAAAGGTGCACGGATTATCATTGGGAAGGGGCCTTCCGGAATGGATATGCTAGATGGATATCCTTCGTGGAATGCCTTTATAAAGGATGGGGCCATCAAGGTCGTAAAAAAGAGCAGGGGCACCTCTGTTTACATTTGGCAAGGCAGCGGACGTTCGTTTGTTCTCAAATACTACAAGACCCTGCCGTTTCCGATCTGGTGGCCCTGGCTTCATGGGCGTCCAAGGAGGGTCTGGCCCATAGGAACGATGCTTGAAGAAGCTGGTATCCCAGTCCCAGCCCATATCGCCCTTGTCCGTCCTTCAATTGGTGTAACTGTTATTGTTCTCGAATACATCATGGATGCCGTTACCCTCCATGCCTTTGTTGCGGCGAAAAGGGCCGGCGAGGTACACTTTGCTTCCCTCGGCAGGCTTGTCGGACGTCTTCATAGATCAGGGGTGGTTCACGGTGATCTTAAGTGGTCGAATATTATGGTGAATGGCCCAGATATCCCGGAGGGTGCACCATATTTTCATCTGGTCGATCTTGATGGTGCGTTTTGGTTTAAATGTAGCGACACGGAGGCGATGGCCAGGGATGTGGCCAGATTCCTGTGCGATGGTATAAAGGAGCGGGTCGAAACCAGCCTTTTAAGGGCGTTCAGGCATGGATATCATGAGCTGTGGCCTGTTGATCCTAACTTTGAAATGGAGGTAGATAAACGCCTTAAGGGACTTCTTAAAAGAAAGATGATACCTTCGACCGCATCATATCCACAGAATCTTTATGTCTGATCAACTTCAGATAGGTGGGCTTCGTCGTTGTTTGGCGTCTGTCTTGAAGTGAGATTGAGATAAAGCCCGTTATATAGGGGTGATCGCTCCAAGAGTTCACTGTGTGTCCCTCTAGCTGCGATCCTTCCCTTATCAAGCACTATGATTTCGTCGGCATTCTGGATGGTACTCAGGCGGTGTGCGACGACAATGGTTGTGCGTCCTTTCATAACAATCGCTAGGGCCTTTTGGATGGCCTGTTCGGATGCCGTATCGAGGGCGCTGGTGGCCTCGTCCAGGATAAGGAGAGGCGGATTTTTCAGGATAGCCCTTGCGAGCGCTATCCGCTGTCTTTGACCCCCGGAAAGATTGAGACCCCTTTCGTCGAGAACGGCGTTATATCCTTGGGGCAAGGTCATGATAAAATCATGTGCATTGGCGAGTCTTGCCGCCTGTTCTATATCTTCTTCGGTTGCATCAGGTCTTCCGGCCGCTATGTTTTCCCTGATCGTGTCGCTGAAGAGTATGATGTCCTGGCTTACTATGGCAATGTTTCTTCTGAGTTCGATTAGATTCAAACGCTCCAGATCTACCCCATCCCAAAGGATCACCCCTTTGGTGGGCGTGATGAATCTTGGTATGAGGTCGATTATTGTGCTCTTGCCGGCCCCGCTTGGCCCTACTATCGCTATCACCTTACCCTTTGGTATCTCAAGGTTTATGTCATGGAGTATCTTTAAGTCGCTTCCTGGATATGTAAAACAGACGGATTTGAATTCTATCCCCTTATGGAGCCCGCATACCGGCAGCCCTTCAACCGGTTCGGGCGAAAAGTCCATGAACTGGTCAACCCTTTCCATTACCCCGATGGTCTCCTGAAAGATGTTGTATGCCCCACCTATTTTTTTAAGGGGGTTCAATGCAATGGTTATGGCGGCAAGGATGGAGAAAAAGTCGCCTGATGTCATCTTGCCTTTAGCGACCAGCAGGCCTCCATAACCGAGTATTATGGCTATTGATACCCCTGAGAGCACCCCGATCAGGTACTGGGTGGCTTCTTTGAGCATGATGACCTTTGCGTTCTGGCGATATGATATCTGGTTTTCCCTTTTAAACTGGGCTATTTTCATCTTTTCCATGCCGAATATCTTTATCACCTTGATGCCCATCACCATCTCATTCATTCTGTGCGTGAGTATGGCCATATACTGTTGAACGATTTTCCGTTTCTTCCTCACGAACCAGCTCAGTGTCTTTGTCCCATATGCTATAAAGGGGAACAGCGCAAAGCTTAAAAGCGCAAGATCCCATTGCCTGTAGATTGCGATGCCCGCAAGGACTATCACCTTCGGGACCTCCACTAGAAACGTGCGGAAGCTCTCGGACAAGATACCGCTCATGAGGCTTACGTCGTTCATCTGCCTTGAAACCATATCACCTGAGGAAGATTTGGTGACAACAGACAGCGGCAGGCTGATCAGGTTTTGAAAAAAGCGGTCTCTGAGGTCTCTGACCATGCGGAAGCCGGCTGTGCGCATGAGGTATGACTGGGCGAAGTCAGCCGCCCCTCT of Dissulfurimicrobium hydrothermale contains these proteins:
- a CDS encoding class I SAM-dependent methyltransferase, with translation MAGTDIPLESLSACYLCGSEGSVLHHRLKDLLYGANGEWDLKICKNPDCGLVWLDPRPTEKVIGKVYAKYYTHDLKGDKDSREGVSQYLVRKCIKFFYSIIKQAALIKKGRKRIDVMYLDDIKPGRLLEIGCGNGDRLIKIRRLGWGVEGQEIDPVAVSTCLRKHPGLEVSLGGLRDLSYPDGAFDAIIMNHVIEHLHDPMSLLKECLRILKKGGALVLATPNINSFGHRYFKSAWRGLEPPRHLYIFSTNTLKKLAENAGFDRFKTWTTPDRAESFALGSLDIQQHKTGPMTKLKRYIMAIIFQIKAKFFHVSDPGSGEECVLIAFK
- a CDS encoding O-antigen ligase family protein produces the protein MTHLWTRFSPYRTLLEQSLVIILYLSSFLVLLGFIFDIRGESFIFLVLIPISYILLCIIRGRPPTLLKKEPVFGWLPLIITPSFITIGPDLTWRYGKSFVCGIILCLIVYELTSKKDFFYRYLVFLAAIGAFLGLDSIVQGISGMDFLGVRPFWDGRITAIFDNPIHLAFLLSGMAPASLFLMDRRDIKDCLEFTQAHSLIISGFGTLSFLLCITGIILSGTRSAWIAATVMLLPLFSSISRDLGQRSLLIIGASLMAGLILTGHLISERVIEAFGNNPRFYYWRHSIPIMMNSLFLGHGLRSSRVFPANPGLSDGMFTIPHNFFLEITIECGIFAVMIFGYFLYRILKGYIFPCLKKRQGAFLIGMALGPMLTAFISLSFFSIRYNIFVWPCLGLALGFMRNNETGDGGY
- a CDS encoding lipopolysaccharide kinase InaA family protein; its protein translation is MDMLDGYPSWNAFIKDGAIKVVKKSRGTSVYIWQGSGRSFVLKYYKTLPFPIWWPWLHGRPRRVWPIGTMLEEAGIPVPAHIALVRPSIGVTVIVLEYIMDAVTLHAFVAAKRAGEVHFASLGRLVGRLHRSGVVHGDLKWSNIMVNGPDIPEGAPYFHLVDLDGAFWFKCSDTEAMARDVARFLCDGIKERVETSLLRAFRHGYHELWPVDPNFEMEVDKRLKGLLKRKMIPSTASYPQNLYV
- a CDS encoding ABC transporter ATP-binding protein — encoded protein: MIKPYAPRVIAAIIFGLLVSAFDGAIAWLVKPVMDRIFVEHQYKYIFYLPVGIVILYALRGAADFAQSYLMRTAGFRMVRDLRDRFFQNLISLPLSVVTKSSSGDMVSRQMNDVSLMSGILSESFRTFLVEVPKVIVLAGIAIYRQWDLALLSFALFPFIAYGTKTLSWFVRKKRKIVQQYMAILTHRMNEMVMGIKVIKIFGMEKMKIAQFKRENQISYRQNAKVIMLKEATQYLIGVLSGVSIAIILGYGGLLVAKGKMTSGDFFSILAAITIALNPLKKIGGAYNIFQETIGVMERVDQFMDFSPEPVEGLPVCGLHKGIEFKSVCFTYPGSDLKILHDINLEIPKGKVIAIVGPSGAGKSTIIDLIPRFITPTKGVILWDGVDLERLNLIELRRNIAIVSQDIILFSDTIRENIAAGRPDATEEDIEQAARLANAHDFIMTLPQGYNAVLDERGLNLSGGQRQRIALARAILKNPPLLILDEATSALDTASEQAIQKALAIVMKGRTTIVVAHRLSTIQNADEIIVLDKGRIAARGTHSELLERSPLYNGLYLNLTSRQTPNNDEAHLSEVDQT